One Rosa chinensis cultivar Old Blush chromosome 3, RchiOBHm-V2, whole genome shotgun sequence DNA window includes the following coding sequences:
- the LOC112194871 gene encoding violaxanthin de-epoxidase, chloroplastic isoform X2: MALAARSILLSHNDSIGNTCMRLGFTSEERFQKRRMVDFQVVVKFCPNSRKSRYSQFISSDRNSSGLGSKWSSLLSSRTEKAFLKSGTRTSETEVINVILEEILSFIKESSQFHFMKVAGLLVCTLMVIPSANAVDALKTCSCLLKECRVELAKCISNPSCAANVACLQTCNNRPDETECQIKCGDLFENSVVDEFNECAVSRKKCVPMKSDVGEFPIPDPSVLVQSFDMEKFNGKWFITSGLNPTFDAFDCQVHEFHTESGRLVGNLSWRIRTPDGGFFTRTAIQKFVQVPNQPGILYNHDNDYLHYQDDWYILSSQIENKPEDYIFVYYRGRNDAWDGYGGAVIYTRSSVLPQSIVPDLEKAAKSVGRDFSKFIKTDNTCGPEPPLVERLEKTLEQGERVIIEEVQQIEGEVEKVEQTERSLFQKLAEGFNEIKQDEENFLRELSKEEMDILSELKMEATEVEKLFGRTLPLRKLR, from the exons ATGGCACTGGCTGCGCGTTCAATCTTGCTGTCCCATAATGATAGTATTGGCAATACATGTATGAGGTTGGGATTTACAAGTGAGGAAAGGTTTCAGAAGAGAAGGATGGTTGATTTTCAAGTGGTTGTGAAATTTTGTCCCAATAGCAGAAAATCAAGATACTCCCAATTCATTAGTTCTGATAGAAACTCTTCTGGTTTGGGGTCAAAATGGTCTTCTCTGCTCTCTAGCAGGACAGAGAAGGCTTTTTTGAAAAGTGGCACAAGAACTAGTGAAACTGAG GTGATTAATGTTATACTTGAAGAAATACTCAGCTTCATTAAAGAGTCGAGTCAGTTTCACTTCATGAAAGTAGCTGGTTTACTGGTATGCACTCTCATGGTGATTCCATCAGCCAATGCTGTCGATGCTCTCAAAACTTGTTCTTGCTTACTTAAGGAATGCAG GGTAGAACTTGCAAAGTGCATTTCAAACCCGTCCTGTGCTGCCAATGTTGCTTGTCTGCAAACTTGTAACAATCGACCTGATGAGACGGAATGTCAG ATTAAATGCGGGGACCTGTTTGAGAACAGTGTCGTTGATGAATTTAATGAATGTGCAGTGTCACGAAAGAAGTGTGTACCTATGAAATCCGATGTGGGAGAATTTCCTATCCCAGATCCTTCTGTTCTTGTTCAAAGCTTTGATATGGAAAAGTTTAATGGGAAATGGTTCATTACTAGTGGCTTGAATCCTACCTTTGATGCTTTTGATTGCCAAGTGCACGAATTCCATACAGAATCTGGCAGACTTGTAGGAAATTTGTCTTGGAGAATAAGAACCCCCGATGGTGGTTTTTTTACTCGAACAGCTATTCAGAAATTCGTGCAAGTTCCAAACCAGCCTGGCATACTATACAATCACGACAATGATTATCTTCACTATCAAGATGACTG GTACATTCTATCTTCACAAATAGAGAATAAACCGGAAGACTATATATTTGTATACTACCGTGGCAGGAATGATGCGTGGGATGGATACGGTGGTGCTGTGATATATACAAGGAGTTCAGTTTTGCCACAAAGCATTGTTCCTGATCTTGAAAAAGCAGCTAAGAGCGTGGGACGAGACTTCAGCAAGTTTATCAAAACAGATAATACTTGCGGGCCTGAACCTCCACTTGTAGAGAGGTTGGAGAAGACACTTGAGCAAGGGGAGAGGGTCATTATAGAGGAAGTTCAACAGATAGAAGGGGAAGTGGAGAAGGTTGAACAGACAGAGCGGTCATTGTTTCAAAAGTTAGCAGAAGGGTTTAATGAGATTAAACAAGATGAGGAGAACTTCTTGAGAGAGCTTTCCAAAGAAGAGATGGATATATTGAGCGAGCTCAAAATGGAAGCAACCGAAGTAGAAAAGCTTTTCGGACGAACACTTCCTCTTCGGAAGCTTAGATAG
- the LOC112194871 gene encoding violaxanthin de-epoxidase, chloroplastic isoform X1, with product MALAARSILLSHNDSIGNTCMRLGFTSEERFQKRRMVDFQVVVKFCPNSRKSRYSQFISSDRNSSGLGSKWSSLLSSRTEKAFLKSGTRTSETETKQVINVILEEILSFIKESSQFHFMKVAGLLVCTLMVIPSANAVDALKTCSCLLKECRVELAKCISNPSCAANVACLQTCNNRPDETECQIKCGDLFENSVVDEFNECAVSRKKCVPMKSDVGEFPIPDPSVLVQSFDMEKFNGKWFITSGLNPTFDAFDCQVHEFHTESGRLVGNLSWRIRTPDGGFFTRTAIQKFVQVPNQPGILYNHDNDYLHYQDDWYILSSQIENKPEDYIFVYYRGRNDAWDGYGGAVIYTRSSVLPQSIVPDLEKAAKSVGRDFSKFIKTDNTCGPEPPLVERLEKTLEQGERVIIEEVQQIEGEVEKVEQTERSLFQKLAEGFNEIKQDEENFLRELSKEEMDILSELKMEATEVEKLFGRTLPLRKLR from the exons ATGGCACTGGCTGCGCGTTCAATCTTGCTGTCCCATAATGATAGTATTGGCAATACATGTATGAGGTTGGGATTTACAAGTGAGGAAAGGTTTCAGAAGAGAAGGATGGTTGATTTTCAAGTGGTTGTGAAATTTTGTCCCAATAGCAGAAAATCAAGATACTCCCAATTCATTAGTTCTGATAGAAACTCTTCTGGTTTGGGGTCAAAATGGTCTTCTCTGCTCTCTAGCAGGACAGAGAAGGCTTTTTTGAAAAGTGGCACAAGAACTAGTGAAACTGAG ACTAAACAGGTGATTAATGTTATACTTGAAGAAATACTCAGCTTCATTAAAGAGTCGAGTCAGTTTCACTTCATGAAAGTAGCTGGTTTACTGGTATGCACTCTCATGGTGATTCCATCAGCCAATGCTGTCGATGCTCTCAAAACTTGTTCTTGCTTACTTAAGGAATGCAG GGTAGAACTTGCAAAGTGCATTTCAAACCCGTCCTGTGCTGCCAATGTTGCTTGTCTGCAAACTTGTAACAATCGACCTGATGAGACGGAATGTCAG ATTAAATGCGGGGACCTGTTTGAGAACAGTGTCGTTGATGAATTTAATGAATGTGCAGTGTCACGAAAGAAGTGTGTACCTATGAAATCCGATGTGGGAGAATTTCCTATCCCAGATCCTTCTGTTCTTGTTCAAAGCTTTGATATGGAAAAGTTTAATGGGAAATGGTTCATTACTAGTGGCTTGAATCCTACCTTTGATGCTTTTGATTGCCAAGTGCACGAATTCCATACAGAATCTGGCAGACTTGTAGGAAATTTGTCTTGGAGAATAAGAACCCCCGATGGTGGTTTTTTTACTCGAACAGCTATTCAGAAATTCGTGCAAGTTCCAAACCAGCCTGGCATACTATACAATCACGACAATGATTATCTTCACTATCAAGATGACTG GTACATTCTATCTTCACAAATAGAGAATAAACCGGAAGACTATATATTTGTATACTACCGTGGCAGGAATGATGCGTGGGATGGATACGGTGGTGCTGTGATATATACAAGGAGTTCAGTTTTGCCACAAAGCATTGTTCCTGATCTTGAAAAAGCAGCTAAGAGCGTGGGACGAGACTTCAGCAAGTTTATCAAAACAGATAATACTTGCGGGCCTGAACCTCCACTTGTAGAGAGGTTGGAGAAGACACTTGAGCAAGGGGAGAGGGTCATTATAGAGGAAGTTCAACAGATAGAAGGGGAAGTGGAGAAGGTTGAACAGACAGAGCGGTCATTGTTTCAAAAGTTAGCAGAAGGGTTTAATGAGATTAAACAAGATGAGGAGAACTTCTTGAGAGAGCTTTCCAAAGAAGAGATGGATATATTGAGCGAGCTCAAAATGGAAGCAACCGAAGTAGAAAAGCTTTTCGGACGAACACTTCCTCTTCGGAAGCTTAGATAG